One segment of Arcanobacterium haemolyticum DSM 20595 DNA contains the following:
- the typA gene encoding translational GTPase TypA produces the protein MQTRADLRNVAIVAHVDHGKTTLVDGMLWQGGAFDARATVEKTGERVMDSGDLEREKGITILAKNTAITYHGPSAAEFGAPEGVTINVIDTPGHADFSGEVERGLSMVDGVVLLVDASEGPLPQTRFVLRKALEANMPVITVINKVDRPDARISEVVDEAQDLLLNLASDIDDADLDLDRLLEIPVIYAAAKAGRADTEQPRDGELPANENLEPLFRAILEYIPAPTYEEDAPLVGQVTNLDASPFLGRLALVRVYSGELKKGAWVGLANGPESDIERVHITELLRTQGLERVPATTAGPGDIVAVAGMPNIMIGETLVDLEDPRPMPRIHIDDPAISMTIGINTSPLAGKVKGHKLTARQVRDRLTQELVGNVSIRVLPTDRPDAWEVQDRGELALAILVETMRREGFELTVGKPQVVKRVIDGVIHEPWERATIDVPEEHLGAVTQLMAARKGQMATMSNHGSGWVRMEFVLPSRGMIGFRTQFLTQTRGTGIAASISEGYAPWAGEIESRNTGSLVSDRSGQVTAFSLQRLEDRGTFFVDPGEETYEGQIVGENPRNEDMEVNVVKAKEMTNMRSATADAFETLQARRKLTLEECIEFAADDECIEVTPETVRVRKVILNTTERLREAARRKRAAGK, from the coding sequence ATTCAAACACGCGCCGATCTTCGAAACGTAGCCATCGTGGCCCACGTTGACCACGGCAAAACCACGCTTGTGGACGGCATGCTTTGGCAAGGCGGTGCGTTCGATGCGCGCGCAACCGTTGAAAAAACTGGTGAGCGCGTGATGGATTCAGGCGATCTGGAACGTGAAAAGGGCATTACTATTCTTGCCAAGAACACGGCCATCACCTACCACGGCCCTTCTGCCGCTGAATTCGGCGCGCCAGAAGGCGTCACCATCAACGTGATCGATACCCCTGGCCACGCCGATTTCTCTGGTGAAGTAGAGCGCGGCCTGTCCATGGTTGATGGCGTTGTTCTTTTGGTGGATGCCTCCGAAGGCCCGCTCCCGCAAACTCGCTTCGTGCTGCGCAAGGCACTTGAAGCCAATATGCCTGTTATTACAGTCATTAACAAGGTTGATCGTCCAGATGCTCGTATCAGTGAAGTCGTGGACGAAGCGCAGGATCTGCTGCTGAACCTGGCCTCCGATATTGATGATGCGGATCTGGATCTGGATCGTCTGCTGGAAATCCCAGTTATCTATGCGGCTGCTAAGGCTGGCCGTGCAGATACCGAACAGCCACGTGATGGCGAACTCCCAGCAAACGAAAACTTGGAACCGCTCTTCCGTGCGATCCTCGAATACATTCCGGCACCAACATATGAAGAAGATGCCCCGCTGGTTGGCCAGGTAACCAACTTGGATGCGTCCCCATTCTTGGGCCGTCTTGCGTTGGTTCGCGTCTACTCCGGCGAACTAAAGAAGGGTGCATGGGTTGGCCTTGCCAACGGCCCAGAATCTGACATCGAGCGTGTGCATATCACTGAACTTCTGCGTACCCAAGGCCTGGAACGTGTTCCAGCAACCACCGCAGGCCCAGGCGATATCGTGGCTGTGGCAGGTATGCCAAACATTATGATTGGTGAAACATTGGTGGATCTGGAAGATCCGCGCCCAATGCCACGAATCCACATCGATGATCCGGCCATTTCCATGACCATCGGTATCAACACCTCTCCATTGGCTGGCAAGGTGAAGGGGCACAAGCTCACTGCACGTCAGGTACGCGATCGTTTGACTCAAGAACTCGTGGGTAACGTTTCCATCCGTGTTCTCCCAACCGATCGTCCGGACGCGTGGGAAGTGCAGGATCGTGGCGAATTGGCGCTCGCGATTTTGGTGGAAACTATGCGCCGTGAAGGATTCGAACTCACCGTTGGCAAGCCACAAGTTGTGAAGCGTGTGATCGATGGCGTTATTCACGAACCATGGGAGCGCGCAACCATCGATGTTCCAGAAGAACACCTGGGTGCAGTTACTCAGTTGATGGCTGCCCGTAAGGGGCAGATGGCTACCATGTCCAACCATGGTAGCGGCTGGGTTCGCATGGAATTCGTGTTGCCTTCGCGTGGCATGATCGGCTTCCGTACCCAGTTCCTTACCCAGACTCGCGGAACGGGTATCGCCGCCTCCATCTCAGAGGGCTATGCTCCATGGGCTGGTGAAATCGAATCGCGTAACACCGGATCCCTCGTGTCTGATCGCTCCGGCCAAGTTACAGCGTTCTCCTTGCAGCGTTTGGAAGATCGCGGCACCTTCTTTGTTGATCCAGGCGAAGAAACCTACGAAGGCCAAATCGTTGGTGAAAACCCGCGCAACGAAGATATGGAAGTGAACGTTGTGAAGGCCAAGGAAATGACCAACATGCGTTCCGCTACCGCAGACGCGTTCGAAACCTTGCAGGCCCGCCGCAAGCTCACCTTGGAAGAGTGCATCGAATTCGCGGCAGATGATGAGTGCATCGAAGTCACTCCTGAAACCGTTCGCGTTCGCAAGGTCATTCTGAACACAACCGAACGTCTTCGTGAAGCAGCCCGCCGTAAGCGTGCAGCTGGGAAGTAG
- a CDS encoding PH domain-containing protein translates to MNLILRGEKSHFWAFLLWFFAGTILLASTINGGIAEFLFAMPLGAFIGFVGWAGWWNPRLTITDERVIVTNVVRQFSIPWEDLSEAYNRWGLYITTKSGKKIPVWALPSRVGLLQNSWRDRNKSEPDPIDWKHPRSEEIVVPLNFAADTIMILLHAVRSDPALRRRLALGAPDQKTTTFVWLPLPILGTIGLLTATIVTFAIF, encoded by the coding sequence ATGAATCTAATTTTACGTGGCGAAAAGAGCCACTTTTGGGCGTTCTTGTTGTGGTTTTTTGCGGGGACTATTCTTCTTGCATCGACTATCAATGGGGGTATCGCAGAGTTTCTTTTCGCGATGCCGCTTGGCGCGTTTATTGGGTTCGTTGGATGGGCTGGCTGGTGGAACCCACGGCTCACGATTACCGATGAAAGAGTTATCGTGACAAACGTGGTTCGCCAGTTTTCGATTCCGTGGGAGGATCTGAGCGAAGCGTATAACCGCTGGGGGCTATATATCACCACGAAGTCTGGGAAAAAGATTCCCGTGTGGGCGCTTCCTTCCCGGGTTGGGTTGTTGCAGAATTCGTGGCGTGATCGCAACAAGAGCGAACCCGATCCAATTGATTGGAAGCATCCGCGTTCAGAAGAGATAGTTGTTCCGCTCAACTTTGCCGCGGATACGATTATGATTTTGCTCCACGCCGTGCGTTCTGATCCGGCGCTCCGCAGGCGTTTAGCGCTGGGAGCGCCGGATCAGAAGACGACGACGTTCGTGTGGCTTCCGCTTCCCATCCTAGGCACGATCGGCTTACTTACCGCCACAATTGTGACGTTCGCAATATTTTAA
- a CDS encoding ABC transporter ATP-binding protein, with translation MKLPIASNATIMRQLGALVAKFRSELIFVLVVQLMVALATVVTPWVIGASLDAVNQGVAGSVIRTNIIILIVAVIVQSLTAGYGEYVSRVLGQKVFNDLRVELVKSVTHLPLSTVESAGTGDLLGRTTTDVDRIEFIVRVGISRIMMLSMQVVVTVIAALLVDWRIGFVVALSFVPVFFVVRKYLRRTIAAYLASSALYAEVSGDIAETVEHSETIDSLAMGEHRVRRTMTLMAEHWENERYSATMRAIFGAGMVIVLFSPVIIAVLWGAWLIGLGYVSVGAVTAVALYAQQLRGPIDELSWWIDEMQFAAVALARIFGVAQVPPDRVAGEDLPIGDAIDVRGVSFSYRDGVTVLDDVDLSVAPGERVAIVGPSGAGKSTLGRLIAGVNAPTSGSLTIGGVEVTKIEEKYLHSSVALVTQENHVFVGTIADNLRFASPQARDVRLWDALDIVDATWVRDLPDGLETKVGSGHRDLAPAQAQQLALARIVLLDPDVVILDEATSLLDPTVARSAELALGRVLEGRTVISIAHRLYTAYDADRVCVMIDGRVAELGSHDELVALGGQYASLWNTWQQD, from the coding sequence ATGAAACTCCCTATAGCTTCAAATGCAACGATTATGCGCCAGTTGGGAGCGTTGGTGGCGAAGTTTCGATCAGAATTGATTTTTGTTCTGGTTGTGCAACTGATGGTGGCGCTGGCTACGGTGGTCACGCCGTGGGTGATTGGTGCGTCATTGGACGCGGTGAATCAGGGCGTGGCAGGTTCGGTGATTCGCACGAATATCATCATTTTGATCGTGGCGGTGATTGTGCAATCGTTGACGGCCGGCTACGGCGAATACGTCTCGCGCGTACTGGGGCAGAAGGTGTTTAACGATTTGCGCGTTGAACTGGTAAAATCTGTGACTCATCTGCCGCTTTCCACCGTGGAATCGGCGGGTACGGGCGATCTTCTTGGGCGCACCACAACGGACGTGGACCGGATCGAGTTCATCGTGCGTGTGGGTATTTCGCGAATCATGATGCTGTCGATGCAAGTGGTGGTTACAGTGATTGCCGCGTTGCTGGTGGATTGGCGGATCGGATTCGTGGTGGCGTTGTCCTTTGTGCCGGTGTTCTTTGTGGTTCGTAAGTATTTGCGCCGGACTATCGCGGCCTACTTGGCATCGTCTGCATTGTATGCGGAAGTTTCTGGCGATATTGCGGAAACAGTTGAGCATTCTGAGACGATTGATTCGCTTGCGATGGGGGAGCATCGCGTTCGCCGTACCATGACCTTGATGGCTGAACATTGGGAGAACGAACGGTATTCGGCAACGATGCGCGCGATTTTTGGTGCGGGCATGGTGATTGTGTTGTTTTCGCCGGTGATCATCGCGGTGTTGTGGGGCGCTTGGTTGATTGGTCTGGGTTATGTGTCGGTTGGCGCCGTGACAGCGGTTGCGTTGTATGCTCAGCAACTTCGCGGCCCGATTGATGAGCTTTCGTGGTGGATTGACGAAATGCAGTTTGCTGCGGTGGCACTCGCACGTATTTTTGGCGTGGCCCAGGTTCCGCCGGATCGCGTTGCGGGGGAGGATCTTCCGATCGGCGACGCGATCGACGTTCGCGGAGTCTCCTTCTCTTACCGTGACGGGGTAACAGTTTTGGACGACGTCGATCTGAGCGTTGCGCCGGGAGAACGCGTTGCGATTGTGGGGCCGTCCGGGGCTGGCAAATCGACTTTGGGCCGTTTGATTGCTGGAGTTAATGCGCCAACATCGGGATCGCTTACGATTGGCGGCGTGGAAGTGACGAAGATTGAGGAGAAGTATCTTCATTCGTCGGTTGCCCTAGTAACTCAAGAAAATCACGTGTTTGTAGGGACGATCGCTGATAATTTGCGGTTTGCATCGCCGCAGGCGCGCGATGTTCGGCTGTGGGACGCTCTCGATATCGTGGATGCTACCTGGGTGCGTGATCTGCCTGATGGGCTGGAAACTAAGGTGGGTTCAGGGCACCGCGATCTTGCTCCTGCGCAGGCGCAACAGTTGGCGTTGGCGCGTATCGTGTTGCTAGATCCGGACGTGGTCATTTTAGATGAGGCAACATCGTTGCTTGATCCAACCGTGGCGCGTTCTGCAGAGTTGGCGTTGGGGCGTGTTCTGGAAGGGCGTACCGTTATTTCGATTGCTCACCGGCTTTATACGGCATACGACGCCGATCGTGTGTGCGTGATGATCGACGGGCGGGTTGCCGAACTCGGATCACATGATGAACTCGTGGCGCTCGGCGGCCAATATGCGTCCCTCTGGAACACGTGGCAGCAAGATTAA
- a CDS encoding ABC transporter ATP-binding protein, translated as MTFDATPQGDPDRVIGSMVRQNWRILLAATIAFLFMFVGSALIPWALGIFLDSGLEQGLQASLIPGCLLMCFIVGVRALGSLGEPLGVVVWMRGAFAWRRDVVTHVSGMRNGGRNAIPSGEIVSAATSDSPKLGNLMYSIPSTIASLTSFAVIVVLMLKTHVMLGLVVAIGLPISVALMTLLIKPLHKRLAENREERGKLTTLASDAVVGLRVLRGVGGEGSYNERYEEQSRHVMDTGIKAALVQAVLGGLTTAVPALFSAIVISLGLWSVYAGELSYGNLVAFYGYTAYLAVPVSSATNFFQMLTDARVGARRIERILESQPLISSDREDPSVPIPDWSRARLIDDERGVVIESGCMSVIVSARPDISAGVAQRFARVDDSPIRVTWDSNDIDIRTLPVSNVRDNIVLSGAIAQLFQGRLRSNVNGRHADEPLPRPIETQMADTGDGAGVATRDHLPQPGAASERDLMRVLAIADATDIIHGFDEGLDGYVAERGRSLSGGQRQRLSLARAVATNAPILIGIEPTSAVDSHTELRISKALYNERRGKTTVIVSVSPIILHQADRVIFLDKTGHVIATGTHAELSERADYHAIVHRASEPEHESETESEEAQA; from the coding sequence ATGACATTTGATGCCACGCCTCAGGGCGATCCGGATCGTGTGATTGGTTCGATGGTTCGGCAAAATTGGCGGATACTCCTTGCTGCCACGATTGCTTTCCTGTTTATGTTTGTTGGTTCGGCACTGATTCCGTGGGCGCTGGGCATCTTTCTTGATTCGGGGCTTGAGCAGGGGCTCCAAGCTTCGCTGATTCCTGGCTGTTTACTCATGTGCTTTATCGTGGGTGTTCGTGCGCTCGGATCATTGGGCGAGCCCTTGGGCGTGGTGGTGTGGATGCGTGGTGCATTCGCGTGGCGCCGGGACGTCGTCACGCACGTCTCCGGCATGCGTAATGGGGGCCGAAATGCGATTCCGTCGGGAGAAATTGTTTCGGCTGCCACCTCCGATTCGCCAAAACTTGGCAACCTGATGTATTCGATTCCATCAACAATCGCATCGTTAACGTCATTTGCCGTGATAGTTGTGTTGATGCTGAAAACTCATGTGATGTTGGGGCTTGTGGTGGCTATTGGTCTGCCGATCAGCGTGGCGTTGATGACTTTGTTGATTAAGCCATTGCATAAGCGCCTAGCCGAGAACCGCGAGGAGCGTGGAAAATTGACTACGCTCGCGTCGGATGCCGTGGTGGGGCTCCGCGTGCTTCGCGGCGTTGGCGGTGAAGGCTCCTACAACGAACGGTACGAAGAGCAGTCCCGCCATGTCATGGACACAGGTATCAAGGCGGCGCTGGTTCAGGCGGTCTTAGGCGGTTTGACCACCGCGGTTCCCGCGTTGTTCAGCGCGATTGTGATTTCGCTGGGCCTGTGGTCTGTGTATGCGGGGGAGCTCAGCTACGGCAACCTTGTGGCGTTTTACGGGTACACGGCGTATTTGGCTGTCCCCGTTTCGTCAGCAACAAATTTTTTCCAGATGTTGACGGACGCTCGCGTAGGCGCCCGCCGCATCGAACGGATTTTGGAATCGCAACCGTTGATTTCTTCCGATCGTGAAGATCCTTCGGTTCCGATTCCGGATTGGTCGCGGGCTCGTTTGATCGACGACGAACGTGGCGTTGTGATCGAATCTGGCTGTATGAGTGTGATCGTGTCAGCACGCCCGGATATCTCTGCCGGGGTGGCCCAACGTTTTGCTCGGGTTGATGATTCTCCTATTCGTGTTACGTGGGATAGCAACGATATCGATATTCGTACTCTTCCCGTATCAAACGTTCGTGACAACATTGTTCTATCTGGTGCTATTGCTCAGTTGTTCCAGGGTAGGTTACGTTCGAACGTGAACGGCAGACATGCGGATGAGCCGCTTCCGCGCCCGATCGAAACCCAGATGGCAGATACTGGAGATGGGGCAGGAGTAGCCACGCGTGATCACCTCCCTCAGCCGGGCGCGGCTTCGGAGAGGGATCTCATGCGCGTTCTTGCCATTGCAGATGCTACGGATATTATCCACGGCTTCGATGAGGGCCTGGATGGCTATGTGGCTGAACGCGGCCGATCGCTTTCTGGCGGCCAACGTCAGCGCCTTTCTCTTGCGCGAGCTGTGGCTACCAACGCTCCGATCTTGATTGGGATCGAACCGACGTCAGCCGTGGATTCGCATACGGAACTGCGCATATCCAAAGCCCTCTACAATGAGCGCCGCGGTAAAACAACGGTGATCGTTTCCGTATCTCCAATCATTTTGCACCAGGCAGATCGCGTGATTTTCTTAGACAAAACCGGGCATGTGATCGCTACCGGAACCCATGCGGAACTGAGCGAACGCGCCGATTATCACGCGATCGTTCACCGTGCGAGCGAACCAGAACACGAATCGGAAACCGAGTCAGAGGAGGCCCAGGCATGA
- a CDS encoding ABC transporter family substrate-binding protein, which translates to MRIKKAGVALLAASALALSACSGPAATDGKSNKAAELPASDINRVEPAKLKEGGNLRLAFNALPTNYNPIHVNGNTVENSDLWAYMSPRNIKFAEDGTWEPNKTFLESYKVDNKADGDVKMTVTLTLNPEAKWYDGTPISAADYQANWNACKTPDTGFDCASQDGWREILSIEPGKDQFEVVVKFDREYPDWAAVLSEPVAAKGTSDATVFNTGWVAADVNVLNQYVAGPFKFKSIDEATKRITLERNEKWWGPKAKLDTVTFSTLDAKAQAQAFANNELDVVSQIVDAPTYELVKGRQNAVVKQSASTQWRHITLNSQAEALKDVKVRRAIQKGIDATDFLATDMAGLPVDGLDLSLGNHFFMPGQKGYQDNSVKFDPEGAKKDLEELGYKMNEKTKFFEKDGKELSFKFTRLTGVPTSESAAALLKEHMKNIGINLVFTDVPAKEFSNVLDSGEFESIAFGWRGTPYPMNNIGQIYGTGSQSNFSKVSDPEIDKYIDKISGESDNEKRIKMTNEVDKIIWDNVMTIPVYYRATLRAVPANLANFGATAFETILPENIGYTE; encoded by the coding sequence ATGCGAATCAAGAAAGCAGGAGTTGCTCTCCTTGCAGCGTCCGCACTTGCACTGAGCGCATGCTCAGGGCCAGCAGCTACTGATGGTAAGAGCAATAAAGCTGCGGAACTTCCGGCGTCAGACATCAATCGAGTCGAGCCAGCTAAGTTGAAGGAAGGCGGAAACCTTCGTCTTGCCTTTAATGCATTGCCAACGAACTACAATCCGATACACGTAAATGGGAACACCGTAGAGAATAGTGATTTGTGGGCATACATGTCTCCTCGAAACATTAAGTTTGCAGAAGACGGCACATGGGAACCAAACAAGACGTTCTTGGAATCTTACAAGGTTGATAACAAGGCTGATGGTGACGTTAAAATGACTGTCACTCTAACCTTGAACCCAGAAGCAAAGTGGTATGATGGCACCCCAATTTCGGCTGCTGATTACCAAGCTAACTGGAACGCATGTAAAACGCCAGATACTGGTTTCGATTGTGCTTCCCAAGATGGATGGAGAGAAATCCTCTCTATCGAACCTGGTAAAGATCAATTTGAAGTGGTTGTGAAATTCGATCGCGAGTATCCGGATTGGGCAGCTGTTCTCTCTGAGCCAGTAGCCGCAAAGGGCACAAGCGATGCAACTGTGTTCAACACGGGCTGGGTTGCTGCAGATGTTAACGTTCTGAACCAGTATGTTGCTGGACCATTCAAGTTTAAGAGCATTGATGAAGCCACCAAGCGTATCACCCTTGAGCGCAATGAAAAGTGGTGGGGGCCTAAGGCTAAGCTTGATACTGTAACTTTCTCTACCCTCGATGCGAAGGCACAAGCTCAGGCGTTTGCAAACAATGAGCTCGATGTGGTTAGTCAGATCGTTGATGCGCCAACCTACGAACTCGTCAAGGGGCGTCAGAACGCAGTTGTTAAGCAATCTGCCTCCACTCAGTGGCGTCATATCACCCTTAACTCACAGGCTGAGGCACTGAAGGATGTTAAGGTGCGTCGTGCAATCCAAAAGGGTATCGATGCGACTGACTTCTTGGCTACCGATATGGCCGGGTTGCCAGTTGACGGTCTTGATCTTTCCCTCGGAAACCACTTCTTCATGCCAGGCCAGAAGGGCTACCAGGATAACTCTGTAAAGTTTGATCCTGAAGGCGCGAAGAAGGATCTTGAAGAACTAGGCTACAAGATGAATGAGAAGACTAAGTTCTTCGAAAAAGACGGCAAGGAACTCTCCTTCAAGTTCACTCGTTTAACAGGCGTTCCAACGTCTGAATCTGCCGCAGCCCTCCTCAAGGAACACATGAAGAATATTGGTATCAACCTTGTGTTTACTGATGTTCCGGCAAAGGAATTCTCCAACGTGCTTGATTCTGGAGAGTTTGAATCGATTGCTTTCGGTTGGCGTGGAACTCCGTACCCAATGAACAACATTGGCCAAATCTACGGTACAGGTTCGCAGTCTAACTTCTCGAAGGTCTCTGATCCAGAAATCGATAAGTACATCGATAAGATTTCAGGTGAGTCAGATAATGAGAAGCGAATCAAGATGACTAACGAAGTTGACAAGATTATCTGGGATAATGTTATGACTATTCCAGTTTACTACCGGGCAACTTTGAGAGCCGTGCCAGCAAACCTTGCTAACTTTGGTGCGACGGCATTCGAAACGATCCTTCCAGAAAATATCGGCTACACCGAGTGA
- a CDS encoding ABC transporter ATP-binding protein — MSKKKNVMTFENDDLPRAKAGVPIVDVTDLHVRFPSEDGIVHAVRGVNFSVNSGEVLGIVGESGSGKSVTSMAIMGLLDQSAQVDGSVKLHGTEVLGRSDSYMSNVRGKTVAMVFQDPLSALTPVYTIGDQIIEALKVHDSDLSDAQYRERAVELLRTVGIPNPEIRVKAFPHEFSGGMRQRAMIAMAIANKPELIIADEPTTALDVTIQAQILDVLRQAQKELGAAVIMITHDLGVVAGLADKVAVMYAGRVVESGSVDEIFYHSAMPYTIGLLGSLPRLDSKKEYQLAAVEGNPPSMLFEPTGCPFAARCPVAQPRCLDGEPGLDDVKSSDSYRHRVACKRADEIRHESRKYTDIYPLPAAVPPPFTTSRFEREEVLRVENMTRYFPLMKGSVFRRQVGTVHAVDGIDLDIRAGETLGLVGESGSGKTTTLMQVLDLVKPQNGNIVVMGENTAQLNARDRKRIRQDLQVVFQDPMASLDPRFPVFDIIAEPLRYGGWKKEDIPGRVAELMKMVGLEPAHVNRYPRNFSGGQRQRIGIARALALEPKLLILDEPVSALDVSIQAGVINLLDELRSKMSLSYLFVAHDLSVIRHIADRVAVMYLGKIVEIGDVDSVFESPQHPYTQALLSAIPIPDPHKERNRDRIILEGDLPSPANPPKGCRFVTRCPLYKTLGDSEKAKCDAKHPEFVSLAQDHQAACYYPRPAALF, encoded by the coding sequence ATGAGCAAGAAAAAGAATGTGATGACATTTGAAAACGACGATCTCCCACGCGCAAAAGCTGGTGTGCCGATCGTTGATGTCACCGATCTTCACGTACGTTTCCCTTCAGAAGACGGAATCGTTCACGCAGTTCGCGGTGTGAATTTTTCCGTTAATTCAGGGGAAGTCCTTGGCATCGTAGGCGAATCTGGTTCAGGTAAATCTGTCACGTCGATGGCTATTATGGGGCTTTTGGATCAATCTGCTCAGGTAGACGGATCTGTGAAGCTACATGGCACGGAAGTTTTAGGCCGATCAGATTCTTACATGAGTAATGTTCGTGGCAAAACAGTGGCCATGGTTTTCCAAGATCCGCTTTCAGCATTAACTCCGGTTTACACAATTGGGGATCAGATTATCGAAGCGCTCAAGGTTCATGATTCTGACTTGAGCGATGCCCAATATCGAGAACGCGCCGTTGAACTTCTTCGCACTGTAGGTATTCCTAATCCAGAAATTCGTGTCAAGGCTTTCCCACACGAATTTTCGGGCGGCATGCGGCAACGTGCAATGATTGCGATGGCAATCGCGAACAAGCCAGAACTGATTATCGCGGACGAACCAACTACTGCTCTTGACGTCACTATCCAAGCTCAGATTCTTGACGTTTTGCGTCAGGCTCAAAAGGAACTTGGTGCGGCTGTCATCATGATTACCCACGATTTGGGTGTTGTTGCAGGCTTGGCCGATAAAGTTGCGGTTATGTATGCTGGCCGTGTAGTTGAATCTGGTTCCGTGGATGAAATTTTCTACCACTCAGCTATGCCATACACGATTGGTTTGCTGGGATCGTTGCCACGCCTTGATTCTAAGAAGGAATACCAGCTAGCTGCTGTTGAAGGAAACCCGCCATCGATGCTCTTTGAGCCAACTGGTTGCCCGTTTGCGGCTCGTTGCCCAGTTGCTCAACCGCGCTGTTTGGATGGTGAACCGGGGCTTGATGATGTCAAGAGCTCTGATAGCTACCGGCATCGTGTGGCGTGTAAGCGTGCAGACGAAATCCGCCATGAATCTCGTAAATATACAGATATTTACCCACTTCCTGCTGCAGTGCCACCGCCTTTCACCACGTCTCGTTTTGAACGTGAAGAAGTGCTTCGCGTTGAAAATATGACTCGTTACTTCCCACTCATGAAGGGATCAGTGTTCCGCCGCCAGGTGGGCACTGTTCACGCAGTTGATGGTATCGATCTTGACATCCGTGCAGGTGAAACCCTTGGTTTAGTGGGCGAATCTGGTTCGGGTAAAACCACCACGTTGATGCAAGTTTTGGACTTGGTGAAGCCACAAAACGGCAATATTGTTGTTATGGGGGAGAATACCGCACAGCTTAATGCGCGTGATCGTAAGCGGATCCGGCAGGATTTGCAGGTGGTGTTCCAAGATCCAATGGCATCGCTAGATCCACGATTCCCGGTGTTTGATATTATCGCGGAACCATTGCGTTATGGTGGCTGGAAGAAAGAAGACATTCCAGGCCGCGTAGCAGAACTCATGAAGATGGTTGGGCTTGAACCAGCGCATGTCAACCGTTATCCACGTAATTTCTCTGGCGGGCAGCGGCAACGTATCGGTATTGCTCGTGCGCTTGCTTTGGAACCGAAGCTCCTTATTCTTGATGAACCGGTTTCTGCATTGGATGTCTCTATTCAAGCAGGTGTTATTAATTTGCTTGATGAGTTGCGTTCGAAGATGTCACTCTCTTACCTCTTTGTTGCGCACGATCTTTCGGTTATTCGCCATATTGCTGATCGTGTTGCGGTGATGTATTTGGGTAAGATTGTGGAAATTGGTGATGTGGATTCAGTGTTCGAATCACCGCAGCATCCGTACACGCAAGCTCTTTTGTCTGCCATTCCAATTCCTGATCCTCATAAGGAACGGAATCGCGATCGCATTATCCTAGAAGGCGATTTGCCTTCTCCAGCAAATCCGCCAAAGGGATGCCGTTTCGTTACGAGATGCCCACTTTATAAGACACTTGGCGATTCAGAGAAAGCGAAGTGTGATGCAAAGCATCCAGAGTTCGTTTCGCTGGCGCAAGATCACCAAGCTGCGTGTTATTATCCGCGGCCAGCTGCCCTTTTCTAG
- a CDS encoding ABC transporter permease has translation MNATQHSPMVTQAEVDEVQSRLAEVTKARLESAHRYTRGQLVRRRFVRNWTAVLGVFMLVGIVLFAFFGSYISPWDYLTRDRTAPLQAPSATHWFGTDNRGRDLFALTIEGLRTSLMIGFAVAFIQTGWAALFGSSIAYFGKWIDKAGSWLIDLMLVIPSFLLIAVINQRLGGQSGSVIVLIFLLALFGWMLTARVVRSMTMSVKNLDYVNAAQYMSVPPFVVITRHIIPNISSLLIIDFTLGIAGAVLAETTLSYFGLGIKDPQISLGRLIGEGQASALTHSWLFVPPALVLVFMLVSVNFIGDGLRDAIDPTSKSGGKA, from the coding sequence ATGAACGCTACACAACATTCACCTATGGTTACCCAAGCAGAAGTTGATGAAGTTCAATCACGCTTGGCAGAAGTTACTAAAGCTCGATTGGAATCAGCGCATCGCTACACCCGTGGCCAGCTCGTACGGCGTCGTTTCGTACGAAACTGGACTGCCGTTCTTGGCGTATTCATGCTTGTTGGCATCGTCCTTTTCGCATTTTTCGGATCATATATCAGCCCCTGGGATTATTTAACCCGAGATCGTACCGCGCCACTACAAGCGCCAAGTGCCACTCACTGGTTTGGAACAGATAACCGTGGGCGCGATCTTTTCGCTTTGACAATCGAGGGCTTGCGTACGTCCCTCATGATCGGTTTTGCTGTTGCCTTCATCCAAACCGGATGGGCAGCTCTCTTTGGCTCCTCAATCGCCTACTTTGGCAAATGGATTGACAAGGCAGGCTCATGGCTGATCGATTTGATGCTAGTCATCCCGTCATTCCTTCTTATCGCGGTGATTAATCAGCGGCTAGGTGGGCAATCAGGATCAGTTATCGTGTTGATCTTCTTGCTTGCGCTGTTTGGCTGGATGCTTACGGCACGTGTTGTACGTTCTATGACAATGTCTGTCAAAAATCTTGATTACGTCAATGCGGCTCAATACATGTCAGTGCCACCCTTCGTCGTCATCACTCGGCATATCATCCCGAACATCTCTTCCTTGCTGATCATCGATTTCACGTTGGGGATTGCAGGTGCAGTTCTTGCTGAAACAACGCTGTCGTACTTTGGTTTAGGTATCAAGGATCCACAAATTTCGCTTGGACGCTTAATTGGTGAAGGCCAAGCATCGGCACTGACCCATTCCTGGCTGTTTGTGCCACCGGCTCTTGTACTCGTCTTCATGCTCGTTTCCGTGAATTTCATTGGTGACGGTTTGCGTGACGCAATTGATCCAACCTCGAAGTCTGGAGGAAAAGCATGA